A window of Reinekea marina contains these coding sequences:
- a CDS encoding sensor histidine kinase yields MDLFKQLFSDEFMPHGMCYLWQSELLWLHVISDAFIFFSYVSIPITLVYILNMRRDLVFSKVMALFGAFVLLCGITHAIAVWNVWNGTYWLSGSVKAVTAVVSVATAYMLWKLAPTLRDVPTVKQLSNEVEQRKVVEANLQEKTLHLKEESGRIASMNEELKAFAYASSHDLKSPLRGIKQLAVWIEEDLKHVDSELPPEIPENFELMKTRVTRMERLLDDLLEYSEIGKTEGSSREVETSTLCSEVFDLVGGNDSGLTLKLESSLPIFKTHHTPFTQVIRNLIDNAIKHHDKPNGTILVKALEHDNQYEFIVEDDGPGVPESQMERVVELFTTLKPKDECEGSGMGLAIIKKIIANYGGEMRLTTNSQGGLSVSFTWPKNID; encoded by the coding sequence TTGGACTTATTTAAGCAGTTATTTTCAGATGAATTTATGCCCCATGGCATGTGTTATCTCTGGCAGTCAGAATTACTATGGTTACACGTCATCTCTGATGCGTTCATTTTCTTTTCTTACGTCAGCATCCCAATTACCCTTGTTTACATTTTAAATATGCGCCGAGACCTCGTGTTTTCAAAAGTTATGGCCTTGTTTGGTGCTTTTGTTTTGCTATGTGGAATTACGCATGCCATCGCTGTTTGGAATGTTTGGAACGGAACCTATTGGTTGAGCGGTAGTGTAAAAGCCGTCACGGCCGTTGTTTCTGTTGCTACGGCTTATATGCTCTGGAAGTTAGCACCCACGTTGCGCGATGTCCCCACGGTTAAGCAATTGTCAAACGAAGTTGAGCAACGCAAAGTAGTTGAAGCTAACCTACAAGAAAAAACACTCCATTTAAAAGAAGAGTCTGGCCGTATTGCCAGCATGAATGAAGAGCTGAAAGCCTTTGCTTATGCTTCTTCCCACGACCTTAAATCGCCCTTACGTGGTATTAAGCAATTGGCGGTTTGGATTGAAGAAGATTTAAAACACGTTGATTCCGAGCTGCCGCCAGAAATTCCAGAAAATTTCGAGCTAATGAAAACTCGGGTGACACGTATGGAGCGATTATTGGATGACCTGCTTGAGTATAGTGAGATAGGAAAAACAGAGGGCAGTTCTAGAGAAGTTGAAACTTCGACACTTTGCTCAGAAGTATTTGATCTAGTAGGTGGGAACGATTCGGGATTAACGCTAAAACTTGAGAGCAGTTTACCAATATTTAAAACTCACCATACGCCTTTTACACAGGTGATCCGTAATTTAATTGACAATGCCATCAAGCACCACGATAAGCCCAATGGCACTATTTTGGTTAAAGCTCTTGAACATGACAATCAATATGAATTTATTGTAGAGGATGACGGTCCAGGTGTGCCTGAGTCACAGATGGAAAGGGTCGTTGAATTGTTTACTACCTTAAAGCCTAAAGATGAGTGCGAAGGCAGTGGGATGGGACTGGCCATTATTAAAAAAATCATAGCAAATTATGGAGGGGAGATGCGCTTGACAACAAATAGTCAGGGTGGATTAAGCGTGAGTTTTACCTGGCCAAAAAATATAGATTAG
- a CDS encoding choice-of-anchor J domain-containing protein, whose protein sequence is MKLKTSLLAASILLPSITMAASDLERVVWIEQPDTEATIAWRQTSGENPRVEFGQGQSPENWLTQAVEQVTTMSHPDDGDVTLETHIARLSGLSPNTDYSYRICDSEGCGDSSWFKTAPNSPTEFTYVAGGDSRTNREPRQMGNKLVSQIRPLFVLFNGDFTDDGNHEQWVAWLEDWQLTRSEDGRVYPIIASHGNHENDVIDMLSYVFGVPETSYYVANIGGSMMDIFSLNSELEPGVGYGAYSDQDATAWEAQNQQFVADAKASDADWKLANYHRPMRPHTSGKTEGEGRIAAWAPTFTETNFKILVESDTHMSKYTYPVVYSQAEGSYQDFKRDDINGTMIIGEGSWGAPTRPTDDDKPWTIDSGSFWQFKLVHASPDAMKIHTVRFGSEHETLRGVKTDISTVGTLTQADQDANPFAVPANLPLWQPLAGSSITMTLDGFKGAEINSVQLVGSKAEWAYLDDGSSADGWNTLDFDDASWAKGNAQLGYGDGDEVTEISFGSDEKNKHPTTYFRKSFNLDDPTKVIKLTLRLLRDDGAVVYINGQEVVRSNMPDGDITPTTFAGSGIGGGAESTFYEYALFADALQAGKNVVAVEVHQSDAGSSDLSFDMDLTAVVSTTDKALADATTELTAKALSVSEIQLNWSDDGAFDEVGYQLERKVGNGEWEILTWRLEANETAYLDKKLVEGATYTYRVRPYNAAGLGNVSNELSIATLSNPTPKLYEETFESGGWGELTMFNKASNADWVVVERAEAFYAQNNGYGADTASDDWIITPAFALNYYADAQLAFESAYNYGGPLINVLYSNDYDPAANEDPTTAEWTAIAECKAVDNVQPCWNEPSTGSYVFEASEVDISSIKGDNVRFAFQYVSTGTGGGDGRYWQLDNIVVRGLYNAPAMVGDALDAGIPADWSAVSVASDKDWAPGTRAEQAGIFANGFGGDAASEDWLIMPTVSLSEDDNAALEFDFYQKYGGPELQVMVSTDYDGDAANATWSDLNVDFPVLDDTWMTMGPISLKGYTGNVTLAFLYTTSGTGGGEGAYYGVANAFVKGHLKGVFQQRVVWTEGFEDVSTFGTFSAYSRASNADWVVEERADNLGAVANGFGADAKSDDWLISPQFHILDWQNAQFAFDVYTKYGGPALELYISNDYSGEGDPLDANWTQIEFDQSQEVSDAWNHYQVDVSGFTGAAHVAFRYLTNGTGGGEGRRLGVDNPTLISTYGEETLKANFSIANTTVTTIQPVSFEANVKGGEAPYTISWNLGDGQVVNGDAVDHTYSKAGNYTVTLSVTDANGNSVEQARESYVNVLQSTDIGVPSYAGDVRVATFNAYLNRSSEGQILADAQSGDDAQIKNVAEIIQRVRPHVVLLQEFDYVADGSAVKALQENYLSNGLNGAEGIDYPYVYLAESNTGIITPFDFNKDGKSGQYGDDAYGFGMFYGQYGMVLLSQYPIDYENARTFQKFLWKDMPDAKLPVNPETGESWYTEEELAVFRLSSKSHWDIPVKVGKHTLHVLASHPTPPVFDGDEDRNGKRNHDETRFWRDYVEPARSAYIYDDNGTKGGMKGDRHHFVVMGDLNASPVEGDATDNPIGLLTASEKVMSDVRPTSPGGVDNDPNNENAAAHTADWKMRADYVLPGTWGNKVEQSGVYWPGIADVNYRLVGPGVQSSDHRLVWVDLSFTQ, encoded by the coding sequence GTGAAACTTAAAACGTCTTTGCTTGCGGCGTCGATACTGTTGCCCTCAATTACGATGGCAGCATCAGACCTTGAACGGGTCGTCTGGATCGAACAGCCCGATACTGAAGCCACTATTGCCTGGCGACAAACCAGCGGTGAAAACCCTCGCGTTGAGTTTGGCCAAGGGCAATCGCCTGAAAACTGGTTAACTCAAGCAGTAGAACAGGTGACAACGATGTCCCATCCCGATGATGGTGATGTTACCCTTGAAACTCATATCGCTCGATTATCTGGTCTTTCGCCAAACACCGATTACAGCTACCGAATTTGTGATAGCGAAGGGTGTGGTGATAGCTCATGGTTCAAAACCGCCCCTAATTCACCCACTGAATTTACTTATGTTGCCGGTGGTGATTCGCGAACAAATCGTGAACCCCGTCAAATGGGCAATAAACTCGTTAGCCAAATCCGCCCACTGTTTGTGTTGTTTAATGGTGATTTCACCGACGATGGCAACCACGAACAATGGGTTGCATGGTTAGAAGATTGGCAGTTAACGCGCAGTGAAGATGGCCGTGTTTACCCAATTATTGCTTCGCACGGAAACCATGAGAATGATGTCATAGACATGCTGAGCTATGTGTTTGGTGTGCCAGAAACATCTTACTATGTTGCCAACATTGGCGGCAGCATGATGGATATCTTCTCGCTCAATTCTGAATTAGAGCCAGGTGTTGGTTATGGTGCCTACTCTGATCAAGACGCGACAGCGTGGGAAGCTCAAAACCAGCAGTTCGTTGCTGATGCTAAGGCTTCTGATGCAGACTGGAAGTTAGCCAACTACCACCGCCCGATGCGCCCTCATACTTCGGGTAAGACGGAAGGTGAAGGCCGAATTGCGGCGTGGGCACCTACTTTTACAGAGACTAACTTTAAGATTCTGGTTGAATCTGACACGCATATGTCTAAGTACACCTACCCAGTGGTTTATAGCCAAGCGGAAGGCAGCTACCAAGACTTCAAACGTGATGATATCAATGGAACTATGATCATAGGTGAAGGTTCATGGGGTGCGCCTACTCGACCGACCGATGATGATAAGCCTTGGACTATAGACAGTGGTTCTTTCTGGCAGTTCAAGCTAGTGCATGCTTCACCAGACGCGATGAAAATTCACACCGTCCGATTTGGTTCTGAGCATGAAACTTTGCGCGGGGTTAAAACAGATATTTCAACTGTTGGCACCTTAACCCAAGCCGACCAAGATGCGAACCCATTTGCCGTGCCGGCAAATTTACCGCTGTGGCAGCCATTGGCTGGCTCATCTATCACAATGACATTAGATGGCTTTAAGGGCGCTGAGATCAATAGTGTGCAACTTGTTGGCTCTAAGGCCGAGTGGGCTTATTTGGATGATGGCTCTTCGGCAGACGGTTGGAATACACTCGATTTTGATGATGCTTCATGGGCAAAAGGTAATGCACAGCTAGGGTATGGCGATGGCGATGAAGTGACTGAAATTAGCTTTGGCTCGGATGAGAAAAACAAACACCCGACTACTTATTTCCGTAAATCGTTTAACCTAGATGACCCAACTAAAGTAATCAAACTTACCCTACGCCTCTTAAGAGATGATGGTGCGGTTGTATACATAAACGGTCAGGAAGTTGTACGTTCAAACATGCCTGACGGTGATATTACGCCAACTACGTTTGCCGGTTCAGGTATTGGTGGCGGTGCAGAAAGCACATTTTATGAATACGCCTTGTTTGCAGATGCATTGCAAGCCGGTAAAAACGTCGTTGCTGTAGAAGTACATCAATCAGACGCGGGCAGTTCTGACCTATCATTTGATATGGATTTAACTGCTGTGGTGTCGACTACCGATAAAGCCTTGGCCGATGCAACCACTGAGCTTACTGCTAAAGCACTGTCTGTAAGTGAAATTCAGTTAAATTGGTCCGACGATGGAGCCTTTGATGAAGTCGGATATCAGCTAGAGCGTAAAGTTGGAAACGGCGAATGGGAAATTCTTACTTGGCGTTTAGAAGCGAATGAAACGGCTTATTTAGATAAAAAGCTGGTTGAAGGCGCAACTTATACTTACCGAGTACGTCCTTATAATGCCGCTGGCTTAGGCAATGTAAGCAACGAGTTAAGCATTGCAACGCTTTCAAACCCAACCCCGAAACTGTATGAAGAAACTTTCGAGTCCGGTGGCTGGGGTGAATTAACCATGTTTAATAAGGCATCGAATGCCGATTGGGTGGTCGTTGAAAGAGCTGAAGCTTTTTATGCCCAAAATAATGGATACGGTGCCGATACTGCCAGTGACGATTGGATCATTACGCCTGCGTTTGCACTGAACTACTATGCCGATGCGCAATTAGCGTTTGAAAGTGCCTACAACTACGGCGGTCCTTTGATCAATGTTTTGTATTCAAATGATTATGACCCAGCGGCAAATGAAGACCCTACGACAGCTGAGTGGACAGCGATTGCAGAGTGTAAAGCGGTCGACAATGTTCAACCATGCTGGAATGAGCCCTCAACAGGCAGCTATGTATTTGAAGCCAGTGAAGTTGATATAAGTTCTATTAAAGGCGACAACGTACGCTTTGCCTTCCAGTATGTTTCAACTGGAACAGGTGGAGGAGACGGCCGTTACTGGCAGTTAGATAACATTGTTGTCCGTGGTCTTTATAATGCACCGGCCATGGTAGGTGATGCTTTAGATGCTGGCATTCCAGCGGATTGGTCTGCAGTCAGTGTTGCATCTGATAAAGATTGGGCGCCAGGTACTCGAGCTGAACAAGCGGGTATTTTTGCTAATGGTTTCGGTGGCGATGCTGCCAGTGAAGATTGGTTGATTATGCCAACTGTATCATTAAGCGAAGATGATAATGCCGCGCTTGAGTTCGATTTTTACCAGAAATATGGCGGACCTGAACTTCAAGTAATGGTCTCAACGGATTACGACGGCGACGCAGCAAATGCCACATGGTCTGATTTAAACGTTGATTTCCCTGTACTGGATGATACTTGGATGACAATGGGGCCTATCAGCCTGAAAGGTTATACCGGTAATGTAACCCTAGCATTTTTATACACGACTTCCGGTACCGGCGGTGGCGAGGGTGCATACTACGGTGTGGCTAATGCGTTCGTAAAAGGTCATTTAAAAGGTGTCTTTCAGCAGCGCGTTGTATGGACAGAAGGCTTTGAAGATGTCAGCACGTTTGGAACCTTTAGTGCTTATTCGCGTGCGAGTAATGCCGATTGGGTTGTTGAAGAACGAGCCGATAACTTAGGTGCGGTGGCCAATGGTTTTGGCGCAGATGCTAAAAGTGATGATTGGCTCATATCTCCTCAGTTCCATATTTTAGATTGGCAGAATGCTCAATTTGCATTTGATGTTTACACTAAGTATGGCGGACCCGCTCTTGAACTCTACATCAGCAATGATTATAGCGGCGAAGGCGATCCATTAGACGCTAATTGGACTCAAATTGAGTTCGATCAATCGCAAGAAGTGAGTGATGCTTGGAACCATTACCAGGTTGATGTATCTGGTTTCACGGGCGCGGCACACGTAGCCTTCCGTTATTTAACCAATGGAACAGGCGGTGGTGAAGGTCGACGATTGGGCGTTGATAACCCGACTCTCATCAGTACCTATGGAGAAGAAACCTTGAAAGCCAACTTCTCGATAGCCAATACAACCGTAACCACTATTCAACCCGTAAGCTTTGAAGCCAATGTTAAAGGTGGAGAAGCGCCATACACCATTAGCTGGAATTTAGGCGATGGTCAGGTTGTCAATGGTGACGCGGTTGACCACACCTATTCAAAAGCTGGAAACTATACGGTAACGCTGAGCGTGACAGACGCTAACGGAAACAGTGTTGAACAAGCACGTGAAAGCTACGTTAATGTCTTGCAATCAACCGATATTGGTGTGCCTTCCTATGCTGGTGATGTACGAGTAGCCACATTTAATGCTTATTTAAACCGCAGCAGTGAAGGCCAAATTTTGGCTGACGCTCAAAGTGGTGACGATGCGCAAATTAAAAACGTGGCTGAAATTATTCAACGTGTACGCCCCCATGTCGTATTGCTTCAAGAGTTTGACTATGTCGCCGATGGCTCAGCCGTTAAAGCGCTTCAGGAGAATTACTTGAGCAACGGCTTAAATGGTGCGGAAGGTATTGATTACCCCTATGTTTACCTAGCAGAAAGCAATACCGGCATCATTACGCCATTTGATTTCAACAAAGATGGTAAATCAGGACAGTATGGTGATGATGCCTATGGTTTTGGTATGTTCTATGGCCAGTACGGCATGGTGCTATTGTCGCAATACCCAATTGACTACGAAAACGCTCGCACTTTCCAAAAGTTTTTATGGAAAGATATGCCCGATGCTAAATTACCTGTTAATCCTGAAACGGGTGAAAGCTGGTATACCGAAGAAGAGTTAGCGGTATTCCGTTTATCTTCTAAAAGTCACTGGGATATTCCGGTGAAAGTTGGTAAACATACGCTACACGTTTTAGCCAGTCACCCAACGCCACCCGTATTTGATGGCGATGAAGACAGAAACGGCAAACGCAACCACGATGAAACTCGTTTTTGGCGTGATTACGTTGAGCCAGCACGTTCCGCCTACATCTATGACGATAACGGCACCAAAGGTGGCATGAAGGGCGATCGTCATCACTTTGTGGTAATGGGAGATCTTAACGCTTCTCCTGTAGAGGGTGATGCAACCGATAATCCAATCGGGTTGTTAACGGCATCTGAGAAAGTGATGAGCGATGTACGTCCAACAAGCCCAGGTGGTGTGGACAACGATCCTAACAATGAAAACGCCGCCGCACATACCGCTGACTGGAAAATGCGCGCAGACTATGTTCTTCCTGGAACTTGGGGCAATAAAGTCGAGCAAAGTGGTGTTTATTGGCCTGGAATCGCCGATGTGAATTATCGTTTGGTCGGCCCGGGTGTTCAAAGTTCTGACCACCGTTTAGTTTGGGTTGATTTAAGCTTTACCCAGTAA
- a CDS encoding homocysteine S-methyltransferase family protein, whose translation MAIYRYALPHLGNELFACYTGMETDLIFNKNIPLPGFAAYPLLNNKQHRVLLENYYRSLILIAKQHNVGVILDSVTWVANADRATELGYSIEELAEFNKNAIKLIHSVREQENYWPTVLCGQVGPRGDGYIQDKPMSIFEARDYHRVQMAAYAETEVDFVCAFTLGNAQEAAGIVLAAKAFELPVAISFTVETDGRLPTGMSLQKAVEYVDKHTQASALYYLVNCAHPDHMLQSFNYEPWVKRVRGVVANASRCSHEELESALELDDGAPTELAEQLSQLRHSYPHFNVFGGCCGTDQRHMNAIMAATKV comes from the coding sequence ATGGCCATTTATCGGTACGCCTTGCCACACCTCGGTAATGAGTTGTTTGCCTGCTATACCGGTATGGAAACGGATCTAATATTTAATAAAAACATTCCACTGCCTGGGTTTGCAGCTTATCCGTTACTGAACAATAAACAACATCGTGTGTTACTTGAAAATTACTATCGTTCTTTGATTCTAATAGCTAAACAACACAATGTTGGCGTCATTTTAGATTCAGTCACCTGGGTTGCAAATGCGGATAGAGCTACGGAACTAGGTTACAGCATAGAAGAGCTTGCAGAGTTTAATAAAAATGCCATCAAACTGATTCATTCTGTTCGAGAGCAAGAAAATTATTGGCCTACTGTATTGTGTGGGCAAGTCGGACCTAGGGGGGATGGCTATATCCAAGACAAACCTATGAGCATTTTTGAAGCCCGCGATTACCACCGTGTTCAAATGGCCGCCTATGCAGAAACAGAGGTCGATTTTGTCTGCGCGTTTACGTTGGGCAACGCACAAGAGGCTGCAGGGATAGTATTGGCGGCAAAAGCGTTTGAGTTGCCGGTTGCCATTTCCTTCACGGTAGAAACAGACGGCCGCCTTCCAACAGGCATGTCTCTGCAGAAAGCCGTGGAGTATGTAGATAAACACACTCAAGCCAGCGCTTTGTATTACTTAGTTAATTGTGCTCATCCTGATCACATGCTTCAAAGCTTCAACTACGAACCTTGGGTTAAGCGTGTTAGGGGCGTTGTAGCGAATGCTTCGCGCTGCAGTCACGAAGAACTAGAAAGTGCGCTAGAACTTGATGATGGTGCGCCTACAGAACTTGCCGAACAGCTAAGTCAACTGCGGCACAGTTATCCGCATTTTAATGTGTTTGGAGGGTGTTGTGGGACAGACCAAAGACACATGAATGCCATAATGGCAGCAACTAAGGTTTAG
- a CDS encoding LysR family transcriptional regulator — translation MINPNWLATFCSLVDQRHFTRTAQELHMTQSGVSQHVKKLEQQLGQLLLVRQGKSFTLTTAGERLYAEGKALLLAMKDLEKKIGHDPYDEGIVRIASPGSIGLKLYPQFLALQQQHPKLIIDFRFAPNPEIDALLVADKIDIGFMTQQSSSATLKTELIAHEELRLVTASGIQSVSWQTLLNLGFIDHPDGAHHADQLLAGNFKEYQAIGQIPKAGFSNQINLILEPVAMGLGFTVLPQHAVNSFRDPSLINAHRLNRPVTEPIYLGSHLFKHTPNRVVTIVDEAISALSSME, via the coding sequence ATGATTAACCCGAATTGGTTAGCGACCTTTTGTTCACTGGTAGATCAGCGGCACTTCACAAGAACGGCGCAAGAGTTGCACATGACTCAATCTGGTGTGAGTCAACACGTAAAGAAACTAGAGCAACAGCTGGGTCAGCTATTACTAGTGCGCCAGGGCAAAAGCTTTACCCTGACAACAGCTGGTGAACGGTTGTATGCAGAAGGCAAAGCCCTATTGTTGGCGATGAAAGATTTAGAGAAAAAAATTGGCCATGACCCTTATGATGAAGGGATTGTCCGAATTGCCTCGCCAGGCAGTATAGGGCTAAAACTCTATCCTCAATTTTTAGCGTTACAGCAACAGCACCCCAAGTTGATTATTGATTTTCGATTCGCACCCAACCCGGAAATCGATGCCTTATTGGTCGCAGACAAAATTGATATAGGTTTCATGACTCAACAGTCTAGCTCTGCGACGTTAAAGACTGAGCTGATTGCCCACGAAGAACTGCGGCTTGTAACGGCCTCTGGCATTCAATCTGTCAGCTGGCAAACACTGCTTAATTTAGGTTTTATCGATCATCCAGATGGCGCACATCATGCTGATCAGCTTTTAGCGGGCAATTTTAAGGAATATCAAGCAATCGGGCAGATACCAAAAGCCGGCTTTTCCAATCAAATAAACTTAATTCTAGAGCCTGTAGCAATGGGGTTGGGCTTTACTGTGTTACCTCAGCACGCCGTAAACTCATTTAGAGACCCATCATTAATAAATGCACATCGGCTTAACCGACCTGTAACAGAACCTATCTACCTTGGTTCGCATCTCTTTAAGCATACGCCTAATCGAGTTGTGACCATCGTAGATGAAGCGATATCAGCTTTATCGTCAATGGAATAG
- a CDS encoding lactoylglutathione lyase family protein, which translates to MTTPYPRNFSHIGISVPDLEAAVKFYTEVMGWYLIMEPTDINEDGSPISEMCTDVFGRGWGSFRIAHLSTGDRIGVELFQFVNQENPEDNFEYWKTGVFHFCVQDPNVEELADKIVAAGGKKRMPKPRYYYPGSKPYRMIYMEDPFGNILEIYSHSYELIYSEGAY; encoded by the coding sequence ATGACAACTCCTTACCCTAGAAATTTCTCACATATAGGCATCTCTGTTCCCGATCTTGAAGCAGCCGTAAAATTTTATACCGAAGTTATGGGCTGGTACTTAATCATGGAGCCAACCGATATTAACGAAGATGGCAGTCCAATCAGCGAGATGTGCACAGACGTATTTGGTCGTGGCTGGGGCAGCTTTAGAATTGCACACTTATCGACGGGCGACAGAATTGGCGTTGAGTTGTTTCAATTTGTAAATCAAGAAAACCCTGAAGATAATTTTGAATATTGGAAAACGGGCGTATTTCACTTTTGTGTTCAAGACCCTAATGTGGAAGAACTGGCGGATAAAATTGTCGCAGCAGGTGGTAAAAAACGCATGCCGAAACCGAGATACTACTACCCAGGTTCGAAACCTTATCGCATGATTTATATGGAAGACCCGTTTGGGAACATATTAGAAATTTACAGTCATAGCTACGAGCTTATCTACAGCGAAGGCGCATACTAA
- a CDS encoding class I SAM-dependent methyltransferase, with translation MGFYDDPANVKQYLTMCQDFDGTDLYQRLCQHLPDQSTLLEVGSGGGLDLDYLKQHFLVTGSDLSDAFLDVLKARHPDIDFLKLDAQSFSIQKKFDCIFSNKVLHHLTKSQLAQSFEVQAKHLLPGGVLAHSFWLGDQSEEMNGLLFSYYQGSELLALLSPTFDIVDTFIYEEFEADDSIFVIAKLKES, from the coding sequence ATGGGTTTCTACGATGATCCAGCCAATGTAAAGCAGTATTTAACAATGTGCCAAGACTTTGATGGCACTGATTTATATCAGCGGTTATGCCAACACCTACCAGACCAGTCTACCTTGCTTGAGGTAGGTTCCGGCGGCGGTTTAGATTTAGATTATTTAAAGCAGCACTTCTTAGTTACTGGCTCGGATCTTTCTGATGCATTTCTAGACGTGTTAAAAGCGCGTCACCCAGACATTGATTTTTTAAAGCTAGATGCACAAAGCTTTTCGATCCAAAAAAAGTTCGATTGCATTTTTTCCAATAAAGTTCTACACCATCTCACCAAGTCTCAGCTTGCGCAGTCATTTGAGGTACAGGCTAAGCACTTGCTACCGGGAGGCGTTTTAGCGCATTCATTTTGGCTAGGCGATCAAAGTGAAGAAATGAATGGGTTATTGTTTTCTTATTATCAGGGCAGTGAGTTATTAGCATTGCTCTCACCAACGTTTGATATTGTTGATACGTTTATATATGAAGAATTTGAAGCAGATGACTCAATTTTTGTTATCGCAAAATTAAAGGAATCATAG
- a CDS encoding GNAT family acetyltransferase, which translates to MKLRPYLDSDHDDIIALWTDCGLVVPQNNPSKDITRKLKTGRDLFLVGESEVGIVGSVMGGYDGHRGWINYLAVSPSAQGLGYGRVLMESIEALLREKGCPKINLQVRNTNTKVIEFYKAIGFLDDNVVSLGKRLEFDN; encoded by the coding sequence ATGAAACTAAGACCTTATCTCGATTCTGATCATGATGACATTATTGCCTTATGGACCGACTGTGGGTTAGTGGTACCGCAAAATAATCCATCAAAAGACATTACTCGAAAACTTAAAACTGGAAGAGATTTGTTTTTGGTCGGCGAATCCGAAGTTGGCATTGTTGGCTCTGTTATGGGCGGCTACGATGGCCATCGTGGCTGGATTAATTATTTAGCTGTCAGCCCTTCTGCTCAAGGGTTAGGGTATGGGCGAGTGCTAATGGAGTCTATCGAAGCCCTTTTACGTGAAAAAGGTTGCCCAAAAATCAATTTGCAAGTACGTAATACCAATACCAAAGTTATTGAGTTTTACAAAGCCATTGGTTTTCTCGACGACAACGTCGTTAGTTTAGGAAAGCGACTCGAGTTCGATAATTAA
- a CDS encoding NAD(P)/FAD-dependent oxidoreductase yields the protein MIEYDVIVIGAGAAGLFCGIEAAKRGRTVLVVDHANKAGKKILMSGGGRCNFTNLDITPENYLSANPHFCRSALSRYTQWDFIGLVAGAGIDYHEKELGQLFCDHSAKDIQQLLLSEIERAGGNVQLNTDVAEIQASGSGFNLTLNATPAHCQSLVVACGGLSIPTMGASDFGFRIAEQFGHEVLSYRASLVPFTWNNKNKAQWSELSGVSLPATVTSATKSFSHDVLLTHRGLSGPAMLQISNYWQPGEPLTIDWLPSINVAEQLQKDRHEHGKKQLKTWLALHLPARLAEFFVAELKLQKTLAELTKAEVHRLAQWLNAWEFQPGGTEGYRTAEVTIGGVDTLEVSSKTMESQRQSGLFFIGEVLDVTGWLGGYNFQWAWSSGWAAGQHC from the coding sequence ATGATTGAATACGACGTCATAGTAATAGGGGCCGGCGCTGCCGGCCTTTTTTGTGGCATCGAAGCCGCAAAACGAGGTCGAACGGTTTTAGTGGTCGATCACGCCAATAAGGCCGGAAAAAAAATACTTATGTCTGGCGGTGGGCGGTGTAACTTCACTAACCTAGATATAACGCCAGAAAACTATCTATCGGCCAATCCCCATTTTTGTCGCAGTGCACTGAGCCGCTATACCCAATGGGACTTTATCGGTTTAGTTGCAGGTGCAGGCATTGATTATCACGAGAAAGAGCTTGGCCAGTTGTTTTGTGATCATAGTGCTAAAGATATTCAACAATTGTTACTTTCTGAGATAGAGCGAGCGGGTGGTAACGTGCAGCTCAATACAGATGTCGCTGAGATACAGGCAAGTGGCTCAGGCTTTAATTTAACTTTAAATGCGACTCCTGCGCATTGTCAGTCGCTTGTGGTTGCGTGTGGTGGATTATCAATTCCGACGATGGGTGCAAGTGATTTTGGTTTTCGAATTGCGGAACAATTTGGCCATGAGGTTCTCAGTTATCGAGCGTCGTTAGTGCCTTTTACTTGGAATAATAAAAATAAAGCTCAATGGTCCGAGCTATCTGGCGTTTCATTACCGGCGACTGTGACCAGCGCGACAAAGTCATTTTCACATGATGTTCTGCTCACGCATCGGGGTTTGAGCGGACCTGCAATGTTACAAATTAGCAATTATTGGCAACCGGGTGAGCCTTTAACGATTGACTGGTTACCCAGCATCAATGTTGCTGAGCAACTGCAAAAAGATCGCCACGAACACGGTAAAAAACAATTGAAAACCTGGTTAGCGCTTCACTTGCCGGCAAGGTTAGCAGAGTTTTTTGTTGCAGAGCTAAAGCTGCAAAAGACCTTAGCGGAGCTCACTAAAGCCGAAGTACATCGCTTAGCGCAATGGTTAAATGCTTGGGAATTTCAGCCCGGCGGCACCGAAGGGTACCGAACCGCCGAAGTAACCATTGGTGGGGTAGATACGCTAGAAGTATCCTCAAAAACCATGGAGAGCCAACGCCAATCAGGGTTGTTTTTTATAGGTGAAGTGCTCGATGTTACTGGCTGGCTGGGCGGTTATAACTTTCAGTGGGCTTGGTCAAGTGGTTGGGCGGCCGGCCAGCACTGTTAA